One part of the Microbulbifer sp. THAF38 genome encodes these proteins:
- the scpB gene encoding SMC-Scp complex subunit ScpB — MTIAPELLRRILEGALLASAQPLSEEKLLSLMDEEERPSATTLRDLLGEIAESCAGRGFELKKVASGWRFQVPEDLAPWVNRLWEEKAQRYSRATLETLAIIAYRQPVTRGDIEEIRGVAVSSQIVRTLLDRGWIKVVGHRDVPGKPSLYATTRDFLDYFNLSSLDDLPTLAEIRDIESLNKILESEGLPPEEIAAALAAEGSEELPEDGGMREETEEESGAIEDEGLQGSDEFQEDVDAAEDARVVAALEEIAAEADIQVGGDAERPEKEAETAESEESAVAELPEAVQEEIREEAPEDEWELVQAQPESPEVSEPLSATEEEPTPKEEHESEIEQGVEYGEPQAPIAATLPKSSLFGDIDTEAATDQEERGSSDVDEDSQDVVQAENTTP; from the coding sequence ATGACAATCGCTCCGGAGTTACTGCGCAGAATCCTGGAGGGTGCCCTGTTAGCCTCGGCACAGCCCCTCAGTGAGGAAAAGTTGTTGTCCCTGATGGATGAGGAGGAGCGCCCCTCCGCCACAACCCTGCGGGATCTGCTCGGTGAGATTGCTGAAAGTTGTGCCGGGCGCGGCTTTGAGCTGAAAAAAGTGGCCAGCGGCTGGCGCTTTCAGGTGCCGGAAGATCTGGCTCCCTGGGTGAACCGTTTATGGGAAGAGAAAGCTCAGAGGTATTCTCGCGCCACTCTGGAGACACTGGCGATTATCGCCTATCGCCAACCGGTCACCCGTGGTGATATTGAGGAAATCCGAGGGGTTGCGGTCAGCTCCCAGATTGTGAGGACACTGTTGGATAGAGGTTGGATCAAGGTGGTTGGCCACCGCGATGTGCCTGGCAAACCCTCACTCTACGCAACCACCAGGGATTTTCTCGATTATTTCAATTTGTCCTCTCTGGATGATCTGCCCACTCTGGCTGAGATCCGCGATATCGAGAGTTTGAATAAGATTCTCGAATCAGAGGGGCTCCCCCCCGAGGAAATCGCTGCCGCACTCGCCGCCGAGGGGAGCGAAGAGCTTCCGGAGGACGGCGGGATGAGAGAGGAAACGGAAGAAGAGTCCGGCGCAATCGAAGATGAAGGGCTCCAAGGGTCTGATGAATTTCAAGAGGATGTCGATGCAGCGGAGGATGCCCGAGTCGTGGCAGCGCTTGAGGAAATCGCAGCGGAGGCCGATATTCAAGTAGGGGGCGATGCAGAGCGGCCTGAGAAAGAGGCAGAAACTGCTGAAAGCGAAGAGTCGGCGGTCGCTGAGTTGCCCGAAGCGGTGCAAGAAGAGATCAGGGAAGAGGCGCCGGAAGATGAGTGGGAGTTGGTGCAGGCACAGCCTGAGAGCCCAGAGGTTTCTGAGCCTTTGAGTGCCACCGAGGAGGAACCAACCCCTAAAGAAGAACATGAAAGCGAAATTGAACAGGGCGTCGAATACGGGGAGCCACAAGCCCCTATTGCGGCAACACTGCCAAAGAGCAGCCTGTTTGGTGATATCGATACTGAGGCTGCCACCGATCAAGAGGAGCGGGGAAGCAGCGATGTCGATGAAGATTCCCAAGATGTAGTGCAAGCGGAAAACACCACCCCATGA
- the rluB gene encoding 23S rRNA pseudouridine(2605) synthase RluB has translation MSDGTSPAGEKLQKVLARSGLGSRREMERAIDAGRVTVNGKVAELGERVTGEDHIEFDGQGLPSSAENRCRVILYNKPVGEICSRHDPEGRPTVYDRLPRLKTGRWISVGRLDFNTSGLLLFTNSGELANKLMHPSSVIDREYLVRIQGDVDEEMKRRLLKGVLLDDGSARFTDIVESGGEGKNRWFYCVVMEGRNREVRRLWESQGVRVSRLKRVRYGSVFIPSHVRVGQWIEMEPREIDDLCITAGLPKLGQRPLTQGEKQTLERQRRKLRKSPVPAQRRNKS, from the coding sequence ATGAGTGATGGCACCTCGCCAGCAGGCGAAAAATTGCAAAAAGTATTAGCGCGCAGCGGCCTCGGGTCGCGGCGCGAAATGGAGCGCGCGATCGATGCGGGTCGCGTGACGGTCAACGGAAAAGTAGCGGAACTCGGCGAGCGGGTTACCGGTGAAGATCATATCGAATTTGATGGCCAGGGGTTGCCCTCCAGTGCGGAAAACCGCTGCCGGGTAATTCTGTACAACAAGCCAGTCGGAGAGATTTGTTCACGCCACGACCCAGAGGGGCGCCCCACGGTTTACGATCGTCTGCCCCGACTGAAAACCGGTCGCTGGATTTCTGTGGGCCGCTTGGATTTCAACACCAGTGGCCTGCTGCTGTTTACCAATAGCGGCGAGCTGGCCAACAAATTGATGCACCCGTCGTCGGTGATCGATCGCGAATACCTTGTACGCATCCAGGGGGATGTGGACGAGGAGATGAAGCGACGTTTGCTGAAAGGCGTGCTACTGGACGACGGCTCCGCGCGCTTTACCGATATCGTCGAGAGTGGCGGTGAGGGCAAAAATCGCTGGTTTTACTGTGTGGTGATGGAGGGGCGCAACCGCGAGGTACGTCGTCTGTGGGAGTCCCAGGGCGTTCGCGTGAGCCGTCTAAAGCGGGTGCGCTACGGCAGTGTATTTATTCCCTCCCATGTGCGCGTGGGCCAATGGATTGAGATGGAGCCCAGGGAAATCGACGATCTGTGTATCACCGCCGGCCTGCCCAAGCTGGGGCAGCGCCCGCTGACCCAGGGGGAAAAGCAGACCCTGGAACGCCAGCGACGCAAGTTGCGCAAGTCTCCGGTACCGGCGCAGCGGCGCAATAAGTCCTGA
- a CDS encoding SRPBCC family protein, translated as MRWILYILVFLILLFLAGYLFPREVSLERSVYIDRPPQDVFPYVNNYRKFNSWSPWRHIDPAMEYQYSGPETGVGATMSWRGENSNEGGGTQTITTSTPNSIVLNKLNFGDGSEATAEFKLLPKNGGTQVVWSFNTDTGGGPRERWMGLAIKKMVGESYEQGLAKLKQLMESSAKTGGAEEGGNSDTSNSVSDIPSDVDDAMGGGPQGVQSEMQNQQQEEAGETPENEDQKEQQKENQP; from the coding sequence ATGCGCTGGATACTCTATATCCTGGTATTCCTGATACTGCTGTTCCTGGCCGGCTATCTGTTTCCCCGCGAAGTCTCGCTGGAGCGCAGTGTCTATATCGACAGACCGCCCCAGGACGTATTCCCCTACGTCAATAACTATCGTAAGTTCAACAGCTGGTCTCCCTGGAGACATATCGACCCCGCCATGGAGTACCAATACAGCGGTCCAGAGACGGGGGTCGGCGCAACCATGAGCTGGCGCGGGGAAAACTCCAACGAGGGCGGAGGAACCCAGACCATCACCACCAGCACACCAAACTCCATAGTGCTCAACAAACTGAATTTTGGCGATGGCAGTGAAGCCACAGCCGAGTTCAAGTTGCTCCCTAAAAACGGCGGCACCCAGGTTGTCTGGAGCTTTAACACCGATACAGGAGGTGGCCCCAGGGAGCGCTGGATGGGATTGGCCATAAAGAAAATGGTGGGCGAGTCCTATGAGCAGGGACTGGCAAAACTCAAACAGCTGATGGAATCCAGCGCCAAGACTGGGGGAGCCGAGGAAGGGGGAAATAGCGACACCAGTAATTCGGTATCCGATATCCCCTCCGATGTGGACGATGCCATGGGCGGAGGCCCCCAGGGGGTGCAATCAGAGATGCAGAACCAGCAGCAGGAAGAGGCCGGGGAAACTCCAGAAAATGAAGATCAAAAGGAGCAGCAAAAGGAAAATCAGCCATAG